Proteins from a single region of Halolamina sp. CBA1230:
- a CDS encoding sulfatase codes for MVENVLLVTIDSLRADHFGQDASIKSSTENIKKAARDGHSFNRAFATGPGTTPSFPAMLTGTLPLSYGGLGPLIDGRPRVSTEIRKAGLATGGFQCNPFLSTHFNYDVGYDEFKDYQNPLMGIATKIFPRGIEINNPKLRKVDDTLHITDAIKKSYQLVKGKPRPYVSAEVITDDTIEWLNETDESFFCWTHYMDVHHPCFPPEEYRERHGVPDATQSDVSEWYSALLRNPETLSDEEIRKLKQLYEAAIEYTFDQIDRILTNLQETGRYEDTLVIITSDHGELFGEYGQYGKPERIYDELLHVPLIVANGPDYLDDAKDQLVSLLDIPPLIHDVLGLEIPDEYEGQVPGVDDPRDYIMAEHEVEGEVIVGARSKDWLYEGDEIHNEHRLFDLRDGKFEQVDRDHPDAAVVREAVLARLDELDVEAKYLQGDVETDVEDRLEDLGYL; via the coding sequence ATGGTAGAGAACGTCCTGCTGGTCACTATCGACTCGTTACGGGCGGACCACTTTGGTCAGGATGCATCCATCAAATCTTCAACTGAAAATATAAAAAAGGCCGCTAGAGACGGCCACTCCTTCAATCGAGCCTTCGCCACTGGGCCAGGAACTACACCATCCTTTCCGGCAATGCTCACGGGCACACTTCCGCTCTCGTATGGCGGTCTCGGGCCACTCATAGACGGGCGACCGAGAGTCAGTACAGAAATCCGGAAGGCGGGACTGGCGACGGGCGGGTTCCAATGTAACCCCTTTCTCTCTACCCATTTCAATTATGACGTTGGCTACGACGAGTTTAAGGACTACCAGAATCCCTTGATGGGGATCGCAACGAAAATCTTCCCCCGCGGTATCGAGATCAACAACCCGAAACTCCGAAAGGTAGACGATACTCTTCACATCACGGACGCCATCAAGAAATCCTACCAGCTCGTCAAAGGCAAACCTCGCCCCTACGTGAGCGCCGAGGTCATCACTGACGACACCATCGAGTGGCTCAACGAGACCGACGAATCATTCTTCTGCTGGACCCACTATATGGACGTTCACCACCCGTGCTTTCCACCAGAAGAATATCGTGAACGACACGGCGTACCTGACGCGACCCAGTCCGACGTTTCGGAATGGTATTCTGCGTTACTTCGGAATCCGGAAACACTATCGGACGAGGAAATACGGAAGCTGAAGCAACTGTACGAGGCCGCAATCGAATATACATTCGACCAAATCGATCGTATACTCACCAATCTCCAAGAGACTGGTCGTTACGAAGACACACTAGTTATTATCACATCTGACCACGGTGAACTTTTCGGTGAGTACGGCCAGTACGGAAAGCCTGAGCGGATATACGACGAGTTGCTTCACGTCCCACTCATTGTTGCAAATGGTCCGGATTATCTTGACGACGCTAAGGACCAACTGGTGAGTCTTCTCGACATCCCCCCTCTAATTCACGACGTACTTGGACTTGAGATTCCAGATGAGTATGAAGGACAAGTTCCCGGCGTCGACGACCCCCGTGATTACATTATGGCAGAGCACGAGGTGGAAGGCGAGGTCATCGTCGGTGCCCGTTCCAAGGACTGGCTCTACGAAGGCGACGAGATTCACAACGAACACCGGCTGTTTGACCTTCGCGATGGGAAGTTCGAGCAAGTCGACCGCGACCATCCCGATGCAGCAGTCGTCCGTGAAGCAGTGTTAGCGCGACTCGACGAACTCGACGTGGAGGCGAAATATCTCCAGGGAGACGTCGAGACTGACGTCGAAGACCGCCTCGAGGACCTCGGATATCTGTAG
- a CDS encoding glycosyltransferase family 4 protein, with product MADDELTVLNVVVSSPDKRGGAIRAGLQLGDHLKSYADVDTVKMAGKYDELLAEELGLTGGFETTPSRTLLRNIGRAIVGSAGNYENTVVWTELSTPRPLGEYDVAHFHNAVPLWGLLSAAIRCRLASVPYVMTTHGISKIPDLPESMEMSGAQQFVFNLAFLRPYRWVLGNAEALFALSESDEQRLNEMLPTVPTTVVPNGVRLNLDKPGTDLLNFDLPSNRPLLFFVGKLITSKGIGDLLDAYEQLETECTLIVAGPPETEKYVERLEEFDQENVRYLGYADQDVLEAFYRRADLFVFPTRSDVFPLVTLESLAAGTPVVSTTVGGIPEQITNETGILVPPERPDEIAGAVDELLNDDQRRASMSEAAIERAKTEYSWDGVARKTVNVYERICE from the coding sequence GTGGCGGACGACGAACTTACAGTTTTGAACGTCGTCGTCTCCTCCCCCGATAAGCGCGGCGGCGCTATCCGTGCGGGCCTCCAGCTTGGCGACCACCTCAAATCATACGCCGACGTCGATACCGTCAAGATGGCCGGCAAGTACGACGAGTTACTCGCCGAGGAACTCGGACTGACAGGTGGGTTCGAGACGACGCCGTCCCGGACGCTGCTACGAAACATCGGAAGGGCGATAGTGGGCTCAGCCGGAAATTACGAAAACACCGTCGTATGGACGGAACTGTCGACGCCGCGCCCACTCGGAGAGTACGACGTTGCACACTTTCACAACGCGGTCCCACTCTGGGGATTGCTCTCCGCCGCGATACGGTGTCGACTTGCGAGCGTTCCGTACGTAATGACAACCCATGGTATCAGCAAGATTCCGGACCTTCCCGAAAGTATGGAGATGTCGGGTGCCCAGCAATTCGTCTTCAACCTGGCATTTCTGCGGCCGTATCGATGGGTCCTCGGGAACGCTGAGGCACTCTTCGCACTCTCGGAGAGCGACGAACAGCGATTGAACGAAATGCTTCCCACAGTCCCAACGACGGTCGTCCCGAACGGTGTCCGACTCAATCTGGATAAACCAGGCACTGACCTCCTGAATTTCGACCTCCCATCGAACCGACCACTGCTATTCTTCGTCGGGAAGCTCATCACGAGCAAGGGTATTGGCGACCTTCTCGACGCCTACGAGCAACTCGAGACCGAATGTACTCTCATCGTCGCCGGACCACCGGAAACCGAAAAGTACGTCGAACGATTGGAAGAATTCGACCAGGAGAACGTTCGATATCTCGGCTACGCAGACCAAGATGTGCTGGAGGCGTTCTATCGTCGCGCGGATCTGTTCGTCTTCCCGACTCGGTCTGATGTCTTCCCTCTCGTCACGCTCGAATCGCTCGCAGCGGGTACGCCCGTCGTTTCGACCACTGTCGGCGGTATTCCGGAACAGATTACTAACGAAACTGGAATTCTAGTCCCCCCCGAACGGCCCGACGAAATCGCAGGGGCCGTTGACGAGTTATTGAACGACGACCAGCGACGGGCTTCAATGAGCGAAGCAGCGATAGAAAGAGCAAAAACCGAGTATTCCTGGGACGGCGTTGCTCGTAAGACTGTCAACGTGTATGAACGCATCTGTGAGTGA
- a CDS encoding sulfatase, whose product MNVLIYVLDALRADHVSCYGYDRDTTPTIDRLAEEGVRYENCFSPATWTKPVGASLLTGAYPPLHGTRSREDVFDADITRLPETLSQVGITSAGFSTMGNVSASIGYGRGFDTYHDLYKDSDIVAKRQTRDTDSEELEHEDRDEIALPRAEDLSDSVVEWLETDAGDDFFAFCWSIEPHMPYDPPEGYRDYTNPEYHGPVDGQRDTLPDVETDADLEQLKALYDGGISYNDDELGRIVDALETQGIYDETMIVVLGDHGDAFNEHDRLTHGHLPYDELIHVPLVVKPATESGIEPQVVEETACLVDVPVTVMSATGVTDVPETVEGRELPPFGPPGSSAPVFSETRFRDVYPSFYSVRTDEWKYMKVDEPNRDVGTMLDTVKQIYQRGLIWEIVRNPRYYLERYLHDENRFLYDLNNDPDEQLNLVDEQPERADEMESLLATWMEEGERRHERLSSVDDLDIDHKTSEQLKQLGYVE is encoded by the coding sequence ATGAACGTCCTCATCTACGTCCTCGACGCGCTCCGCGCTGACCACGTCTCCTGTTACGGTTACGACCGCGATACGACACCGACGATAGACAGACTCGCCGAAGAAGGCGTCCGCTACGAGAACTGCTTCTCACCAGCGACTTGGACCAAACCAGTCGGTGCCTCGCTCCTGACAGGCGCGTACCCACCATTACATGGTACACGGTCCAGGGAAGATGTCTTCGACGCAGATATTACCCGCCTCCCCGAAACGCTTTCACAGGTCGGTATCACATCTGCCGGCTTTTCCACGATGGGGAACGTCTCGGCGAGTATCGGCTACGGCCGCGGGTTCGACACCTATCACGACCTCTACAAGGACTCCGATATCGTCGCGAAGAGACAGACTCGCGACACCGACTCGGAGGAACTCGAACACGAAGACCGAGACGAGATCGCACTCCCACGAGCCGAAGACCTCAGCGATTCGGTCGTCGAGTGGCTCGAAACCGACGCCGGAGACGATTTCTTCGCGTTCTGCTGGTCCATCGAACCCCACATGCCCTACGACCCGCCGGAGGGTTATAGAGACTACACCAATCCCGAGTACCATGGGCCTGTCGATGGTCAGCGAGACACCCTTCCCGACGTCGAAACGGACGCGGATCTCGAACAACTGAAAGCGCTCTACGACGGTGGTATCAGCTACAACGACGACGAGCTTGGTCGCATCGTCGATGCGCTCGAAACTCAGGGAATCTACGACGAGACGATGATCGTGGTTCTCGGCGACCACGGCGACGCGTTCAACGAACACGACCGTCTTACTCACGGCCACCTCCCGTACGACGAACTGATCCACGTCCCCCTGGTTGTCAAACCGGCCACGGAATCGGGCATCGAACCACAGGTCGTCGAGGAGACTGCGTGCCTGGTCGACGTACCAGTAACGGTGATGAGTGCTACCGGCGTCACAGACGTTCCCGAGACGGTCGAAGGCCGAGAACTCCCCCCGTTTGGCCCTCCTGGAAGCTCCGCACCTGTATTCTCTGAGACCCGGTTCCGGGACGTTTATCCGTCGTTTTACTCTGTCCGGACAGACGAGTGGAAGTACATGAAGGTTGACGAACCGAACCGCGACGTTGGAACGATGCTCGATACCGTGAAACAAATTTACCAGCGTGGGTTAATCTGGGAGATCGTCCGCAATCCGCGGTACTACCTCGAACGCTACCTCCACGACGAGAACCGGTTCCTCTACGATCTTAACAACGACCCGGACGAACAGCTCAACCTCGTCGACGAGCAGCCGGAGAGAGCCGACGAGATGGAGTCACTGCTGGCGACGTGGATGGAAGAAGGCGAGCGACGTCACGAACGCCTCTCCAGCGTCGACGATCTCGACATAGACCACAAAACGAGCGAACAGCTCAAACAGCTCGGGTACGTCGAATGA
- a CDS encoding sulfatase-like hydrolase/transferase: MQFQPIHIEMTGIWRNLQKADIKNIVLFVGDAVRYQSINQRLLNYGPTFKTIAASLHTPASFATMLTGLNVPEHGVVGFSNVLSTDIVSLVDLDGWNTYFSAKEGTMHEDLHRIFQMAESAHLDDTERPFIWVVRDPGGHAPYNGYDPDTYDQVAETGPEYLNRVAGDNEQIRRDYESAVDTSLDRFEDAIQCVRERGIEDETLLIYTSDHGELLGEYGMLGHNHVACPELVYVPTTFVHPTLDSGEQETAIRHIDLFPTLTEVLDTDQVDLEQMSGEPIWNKTDDIGYNHFEMVFYNSDLLSNIATEVKSCWNGDGGHVFVESSYKDALLVYLGILAKSYKGKQIRKDRAFIEAFKQFTPGHMTYGAPSFDRTTAEEYIEDLGTRSEAVETTDLDDETKERLDDLGYI, translated from the coding sequence ATGCAGTTCCAGCCAATCCATATTGAAATGACAGGGATCTGGAGAAACCTACAGAAAGCAGACATAAAGAATATCGTCCTCTTTGTAGGCGACGCTGTCAGATATCAATCAATCAACCAACGACTCTTAAACTACGGCCCGACATTCAAGACAATCGCTGCTTCGCTTCACACCCCCGCATCGTTTGCGACTATGCTGACGGGACTGAACGTTCCAGAACACGGTGTTGTCGGGTTTTCAAATGTGCTTTCTACCGATATTGTCTCTCTTGTCGATTTAGATGGCTGGAATACCTATTTCTCCGCCAAAGAGGGGACGATGCACGAAGATTTGCATCGCATCTTTCAGATGGCTGAATCTGCACATCTCGACGATACCGAGAGGCCGTTTATTTGGGTCGTCAGAGATCCCGGCGGACACGCTCCTTACAACGGGTACGACCCAGACACGTACGATCAGGTTGCTGAAACAGGTCCCGAGTACCTGAACAGAGTCGCAGGAGATAATGAACAGATCAGGCGAGATTACGAGTCCGCCGTCGACACCTCTCTCGACCGCTTCGAAGATGCAATCCAGTGTGTTCGTGAACGTGGGATCGAAGACGAAACTCTCCTTATATACACGAGTGACCACGGGGAACTCCTTGGGGAGTATGGAATGCTCGGGCACAACCATGTGGCCTGCCCAGAGCTCGTGTACGTTCCGACGACGTTCGTTCACCCGACTCTCGACAGCGGTGAACAGGAAACAGCCATCCGACACATAGACCTGTTCCCTACGCTCACAGAGGTCCTCGACACCGACCAAGTGGACCTCGAACAGATGTCTGGTGAGCCGATATGGAACAAGACTGATGATATCGGCTACAATCACTTTGAGATGGTATTTTATAATAGTGACCTGTTAAGTAACATAGCTACCGAAGTCAAGAGTTGCTGGAACGGGGACGGAGGGCACGTCTTTGTAGAGAGTTCGTACAAAGACGCGCTTCTCGTGTATCTGGGCATACTGGCGAAAAGCTATAAAGGAAAACAGATACGAAAGGACCGTGCGTTCATCGAGGCATTCAAACAATTCACACCGGGTCATATGACCTACGGTGCACCCTCGTTTGATCGAACAACTGCGGAAGAATACATTGAGGATCTCGGTACGCGTTCCGAAGCAGTTGAGACGACAGACCTCGATGACGAGACGAAAGAACGACTAGACGATCTCGGATACATATGA
- a CDS encoding glycosyltransferase family 4 protein: MDVVDVVDEHSGSDADKVAIFTRNFSPSNGISQVISQQISELASAGKDVSVFCFKNRFDSVEYSSVTSLYSPDNAILSGMYDIVSPFNPVSTSALLRSLREFDAAIVHQYPFDVVSHLCKKMHGTAYIRWYHHDLEARESGKGFVNKVHIRINSVLKTRIPSYLDPDVVCTVSKSSREEFERKTGKEAIVVQNKVNTERFSDPKTPDELEVTYGLDPTRPTIVYVGRINTNKNIHDLVEAYNDVSETVRDVQLILVGEIQEEQYAKELTDMACGEVFLTGWVSDDTLAGIYSVADVYSSASISEGFNLPIAEARLFDCPIVVFDIPPHRENLSDYDRGYLVDPGDLSTFSDALARSLSERRHDE; the protein is encoded by the coding sequence ATGGACGTAGTTGATGTTGTCGACGAACACTCTGGAAGCGATGCGGACAAAGTAGCGATATTTACCAGAAACTTTTCTCCTTCAAATGGCATAAGTCAAGTGATCAGTCAACAAATATCAGAACTGGCGTCTGCAGGCAAAGACGTGTCTGTGTTTTGTTTTAAAAATCGATTCGATTCAGTCGAATATTCATCCGTCACCAGTCTCTACAGTCCCGACAACGCAATCCTCTCGGGTATGTACGACATAGTTAGTCCATTTAATCCTGTTTCTACATCTGCTCTCTTACGTTCACTCCGGGAGTTTGACGCCGCCATCGTCCACCAGTATCCGTTTGATGTCGTATCACACCTGTGTAAAAAAATGCACGGAACTGCATATATTCGGTGGTATCACCACGACCTTGAGGCCCGCGAGTCCGGAAAGGGATTTGTTAACAAGGTCCACATCCGGATCAATTCAGTCCTGAAAACGCGGATCCCGAGTTACCTAGATCCAGACGTAGTGTGTACGGTAAGTAAGTCGTCACGAGAGGAGTTCGAACGAAAGACCGGGAAGGAGGCCATCGTCGTGCAAAACAAGGTCAACACAGAGCGCTTTTCCGACCCGAAAACCCCCGACGAATTAGAGGTAACGTACGGCCTTGACCCGACGCGACCGACGATCGTATACGTTGGTCGCATCAACACTAATAAAAACATACACGATCTTGTTGAAGCGTACAACGACGTCAGCGAGACAGTCAGAGACGTTCAACTAATCCTTGTCGGCGAAATCCAAGAGGAACAGTACGCCAAAGAGTTGACCGACATGGCCTGTGGGGAGGTTTTTTTAACAGGGTGGGTTTCGGACGACACCCTCGCCGGGATATACTCGGTTGCTGACGTTTATTCGTCTGCGTCAATCTCGGAGGGCTTCAACCTTCCGATAGCCGAGGCACGACTGTTCGACTGTCCGATCGTCGTCTTTGATATCCCGCCGCATCGAGAGAATCTCAGTGACTACGACCGGGGATATCTCGTCGACCCGGGAGACCTGAGCACATTCTCTGATGCGCTCGCACGGTCTCTGTCCGAGAGGCGACACGATGAGTAA